In the Helicobacter cetorum MIT 99-5656 genome, ACGCCTACGATTTTTATCACCGCCTTACAAGATAACGCCACCTTAAAGCACGCCTTTAATCTAGGAGCGAGCGACTATTTGAAAAAGCCCTTTGATTTAGATGAATTAGAAGCTAGGATTACAAGATTTTTTAATTCTGAGCCTATAGAAATTACCCCTAACATTTCTTATTATGAGCAAATCTTAATTGTTAACGGGAAAAAAGAAGCCTTAAAGCCTAAAGAAGCCAAGCTTTTAGAGTACTTTTTAGCCCATAAAGACCAAATCATTAGCTCTCAAGTCTTAGAAAATAACCTATGGGAACAGCCTATTGAAGACTCCACTTTACGCACTTATATTAAAAATTTACGCAAACTTTTAGGCAAAGATTGTATACAAACGCATAAGGGGGTGGGCTATT is a window encoding:
- the crdR gene encoding copper response regulator transcription factor CrdR; translation: MQKKIFLLEDDYLLSESIKEFLEHLGYEVTCAFNGEEAYNLLTKERFNLLLLDVQVPKMNSLELFKNIKNDFLISTPTIFITALQDNATLKHAFNLGASDYLKKPFDLDELEARITRFFNSEPIEITPNISYYEQILIVNGKKEALKPKEAKLLEYFLAHKDQIISSQVLENNLWEQPIEDSTLRTYIKNLRKLLGKDCIQTHKGVGYCFKPL